In a genomic window of Halostella litorea:
- the nadA gene encoding quinolinate synthase NadA: METADIETDLSLFKYDNLEQLPPDYRDLDADERAARIEAARAELGDHVVVLGHNYQRREIVEHADFVGDSYGLSVEAAETDADYVVFGGVTFMAESADVITDDDQTVILPSMEASCPMAGMAEALQVDAAWSEITAAAPDRDIVPVTYMNSYADLKAFCAEQGGAVCTSSNAADVFEWALSKGDAVLFLPDKHLGENTAHELGLEGGVAEWDPWDPDGADAATVAESDVVLWDGYCQVHERFRPEHVEAVREEHPGANVIVHPECRREVVEAADVAGSTATIRETVAEADPGETWAIGTEIHLTNHLQRWHPEVDVVPLCGEACMDCNAMRQIDPNYLTWVLEELVAGRERNVVAVPDAEAELARLAVERMLEIA; the protein is encoded by the coding sequence ATGGAAACGGCCGACATCGAGACGGACCTCAGCCTGTTCAAGTACGACAACCTGGAGCAGTTACCGCCCGACTACCGCGACCTGGACGCGGACGAGCGGGCGGCGCGCATCGAGGCGGCCCGGGCGGAACTCGGCGACCACGTGGTCGTGCTGGGCCACAACTACCAGCGCCGGGAGATAGTCGAGCACGCCGACTTCGTCGGGGACTCCTACGGCCTGTCGGTCGAGGCCGCCGAGACGGACGCCGACTACGTGGTGTTCGGCGGCGTCACGTTCATGGCCGAGAGCGCGGACGTGATCACCGACGACGACCAGACCGTGATCCTCCCGTCGATGGAGGCGTCCTGCCCGATGGCCGGTATGGCCGAGGCGCTGCAGGTCGACGCCGCGTGGTCGGAGATCACCGCCGCCGCGCCGGACCGCGACATCGTCCCGGTCACGTACATGAACTCCTACGCCGACCTGAAGGCGTTTTGCGCCGAACAGGGCGGCGCGGTCTGTACCTCCTCGAACGCGGCCGACGTGTTCGAGTGGGCGCTGTCGAAGGGCGACGCCGTCCTCTTCCTGCCGGACAAGCACCTCGGGGAGAACACCGCCCACGAACTCGGCCTCGAAGGGGGCGTCGCGGAGTGGGACCCGTGGGACCCAGACGGCGCGGACGCCGCGACGGTCGCCGAGTCCGACGTCGTCCTGTGGGACGGCTACTGCCAGGTCCACGAGCGGTTCCGGCCCGAGCACGTCGAGGCGGTCCGCGAGGAGCACCCGGGCGCGAACGTCATCGTCCACCCCGAGTGCCGCCGGGAGGTCGTCGAGGCGGCCGACGTCGCCGGGAGCACGGCGACGATCCGCGAGACGGTGGCCGAGGCCGACCCCGGCGAGACGTGGGCGATCGGCACCGAGATCCACCTGACGAACCACCTCCAGCGGTGGCACCCCGAGGTGGACGTCGTCCCGCTCTGTGGCGAGGCGTGCATGGACTGCAACGCGATGCGCCAGATAGACCCCAACTACCTGACGTGGGTGCTGGAGGAACTGGTCGCCGGGCGGGAGCGAAACGTCGTTGCCGTGCCGGACGCGGAGGCCGAACTGGCCCGACTGGCCGTCGAACGCATGCTGGAGATAGCATGA